Proteins from a single region of Dyadobacter fanqingshengii:
- a CDS encoding response regulator, translated as MKIVIIEDERDLGLLMRNFLVRQLNIKSPDASVRVASSLAEGLQCIYDMNPDWIFIDNNLPDGKGINEIQRIKNANALRGAKIVMMSAMTNLKEEAFKNGADYFLDKPISFVEVQGIFGNNNNNKQGEA; from the coding sequence ATGAAGATTGTAATTATTGAAGATGAAAGGGACCTGGGGTTGTTGATGCGCAATTTTTTAGTTAGGCAGTTAAATATCAAGTCACCAGACGCTTCGGTTAGGGTTGCTTCTTCATTGGCAGAAGGCCTTCAATGTATCTACGACATGAACCCCGATTGGATATTCATTGACAACAACTTACCGGACGGAAAAGGAATTAATGAAATTCAGCGGATCAAAAATGCCAACGCCTTACGCGGAGCGAAAATCGTGATGATGAGTGCGATGACCAATTTAAAAGAAGAGGCTTTTAAAAACGGTGCAGATTATTTTCTTGATAAACCGATCAGTTTTGTTGAAGTACAGGGCATATTCGGCAATAACAACAACAATAAGCAGGGCGAGGCCTAA
- a CDS encoding alpha-amylase family protein yields the protein MPVVNKDKFIVYQVFTRLFGNQCATNKFYGSMEENGCGKFNDITETALIALKDFGITHVWYTGVLEHATLTDYSEFGINADHPLIVKGKAGSPYAVKDYYDVDPDLAVDVNKRMEEFERLVTRTHGQDLKVIIDFIPNHVARQYHSNVRALGVKDFGEDDDTTVSFRPENNFYYIPNHDFVVPEGHKPPVDITAPYHERPAKATGNDVFQAQPSQYDWYETIKLNYGVDYQNGGLRYFDPIPSTWLKMYDILRFWTEKGVDGFRCDMAEMVPAEFWAWVIPEIKKLKESVIFIAEIYNPAEYHHYIKTGKFDYLYDKVGLYNTLRSLIEGNGTVENITRIWQQESGDISENMLRFLENHDEQRIASRYFAGDPWAAVPAMTLSATLHTGPLMIYFGQELGVNPVEAEGFQGEDGRTTIFDYWGVTEFQQWVNGGKFDLEKLNADQKKLRAFYETLNRFVRENEAVYAGSFYDLQYVNVDGQSQNYDKRLQYSYLRFTDNQKLLFIYNFDKEKTVETSIKIPQDAWANFLKLGNTAAYRLKPVFPSFLPSPSLRTNEITSTGVQVGLLPNSVSVFEIEAK from the coding sequence ATGCCCGTAGTTAACAAGGATAAGTTCATAGTATATCAGGTGTTTACCCGCTTGTTCGGGAACCAGTGCGCGACCAACAAATTTTACGGCTCCATGGAGGAAAATGGCTGCGGAAAATTTAATGATATTACCGAAACAGCGCTCATCGCGCTGAAAGATTTCGGCATCACGCACGTTTGGTACACCGGCGTCCTGGAACACGCAACATTGACGGATTACAGTGAATTTGGAATAAATGCCGATCATCCGCTGATCGTCAAGGGCAAAGCGGGTTCTCCCTACGCCGTGAAAGATTATTATGATGTAGATCCGGACCTGGCAGTGGACGTTAACAAGCGGATGGAGGAGTTTGAGCGACTCGTTACACGAACGCATGGGCAGGATTTGAAAGTGATCATTGATTTTATTCCAAACCACGTTGCGCGTCAATATCATTCGAATGTCAGGGCTTTGGGAGTCAAGGATTTTGGCGAAGATGACGATACCACGGTTAGTTTCAGGCCCGAAAACAATTTTTACTACATCCCGAACCACGATTTTGTAGTTCCCGAAGGACATAAGCCGCCTGTTGACATTACGGCACCTTATCACGAAAGACCGGCCAAAGCAACGGGCAATGACGTTTTCCAGGCGCAGCCGAGCCAATATGACTGGTATGAGACCATTAAGCTGAATTATGGTGTGGATTATCAAAATGGCGGCTTACGCTATTTTGATCCGATCCCGTCCACCTGGTTGAAAATGTATGATATCCTCCGTTTCTGGACCGAAAAAGGGGTGGATGGCTTTCGGTGCGATATGGCCGAAATGGTGCCTGCGGAATTTTGGGCCTGGGTTATTCCTGAGATTAAAAAGCTGAAAGAGAGCGTTATATTCATTGCTGAAATTTATAACCCGGCTGAATATCACCACTATATCAAAACAGGCAAGTTTGATTACCTGTATGATAAGGTAGGCTTGTACAACACGCTGCGGAGCCTGATTGAAGGAAACGGAACCGTTGAGAACATTACCAGGATCTGGCAGCAGGAATCGGGCGATATCAGTGAAAATATGCTCCGGTTTCTCGAAAACCATGATGAACAACGCATTGCATCCCGCTATTTTGCGGGCGATCCCTGGGCTGCGGTCCCGGCAATGACATTGAGTGCAACATTGCATACGGGCCCGCTCATGATTTATTTTGGTCAGGAACTGGGCGTTAATCCAGTGGAAGCAGAAGGTTTTCAAGGAGAAGACGGCCGGACCACGATATTTGACTATTGGGGCGTCACAGAATTTCAGCAGTGGGTGAATGGCGGGAAGTTTGATCTTGAAAAGCTGAATGCAGACCAAAAGAAGTTGCGCGCTTTTTATGAAACATTAAACCGTTTTGTGCGTGAAAATGAAGCCGTTTATGCCGGCTCATTTTATGACCTGCAATATGTGAATGTGGACGGGCAGTCGCAAAATTACGATAAACGACTGCAATACAGTTATTTGCGATTTACTGATAATCAAAAACTTCTCTTTATTTATAATTTTGACAAAGAAAAAACCGTTGAAACATCCATAAAAATCCCGCAGGACGCCTGGGCAAACTTTTTAAAGCTTGGTAACACAGCAGCTTACAGATTGAAACCGGTTTTCCCTTCGTTTTTGCCCTCGCCAAGCTTACGGACCAACGAAATCACGTCGACCGGTGTTCAGGTCGGACTGTTGCCCAACTCCGTGTCAGTCTTCGAAATTGAGGCAAAATAA
- the pgmB gene encoding beta-phosphoglucomutase, translated as MPSIEACLFDLDGVIVDTAKYHYIAWRQLANDLGFDLTHAQNELLKGISRMESLEIILAIGGVKLTDEEKLQRATEKNSRYLALCMQMTPADTLPGVRAFLDELKKGGIKIGLGSASKNAKVILERIDMLSYFETIVDGNRITIGKPDPQVFLMGAADLAALPAQCVVFEDALAGIQSAKAAGMLAVGIGEKAVLTQADIVIPGFADFHFQDMEAAFA; from the coding sequence ATGCCCTCAATAGAAGCGTGCCTTTTTGATCTGGACGGCGTAATTGTTGACACGGCCAAATACCATTACATTGCATGGCGGCAACTGGCCAATGATCTCGGGTTCGATCTCACCCACGCTCAAAATGAACTTTTGAAAGGCATCAGCAGGATGGAATCGCTTGAAATTATCCTGGCCATTGGTGGCGTAAAACTTACAGATGAAGAGAAATTGCAACGAGCCACGGAGAAAAACAGCCGTTATCTCGCATTATGCATGCAAATGACGCCCGCGGACACGCTTCCGGGCGTCCGCGCGTTTTTGGATGAGCTTAAAAAAGGAGGAATAAAGATCGGGTTAGGCTCGGCCAGTAAAAATGCCAAAGTTATTCTGGAGCGCATTGATATGCTTTCCTATTTTGAAACCATTGTCGACGGAAATCGCATTACCATTGGCAAACCGGATCCCCAGGTATTTTTGATGGGGGCGGCAGACCTAGCTGCGTTACCGGCGCAATGTGTTGTATTTGAAGACGCCCTGGCCGGGATCCAATCGGCGAAAGCGGCAGGAATGCTGGCTGTTGGAATAGGGGAGAAGGCTGTTTTGACCCAGGCAGACATTGTTATCCCGGGCTTTGCAGATTTCCATTTCCAGGATATGGAAGCGGCTTTTGCGTAG
- a CDS encoding tetratricopeptide repeat protein has product MLTLLTRGAAFAQDFNECQRILKDLLPVFNRSFEENNPALLRDEAYQRGIRNLQAAYALYHKQAFQPSDSVQRMNNEAVILALLGNHQKAFHIMEELDLSTQDPHLHYNRGLFSLLSGKYDAARNDFADAPGGTQATLNTLVSYAKQKKYADALGYANGNSAKNTHGKWNYNLGMVYKFNNQFSEAVDEMATAIRQKDEMAYRLQRGDILMRTGNEKKAVKDFEKVSRTHLKAQIRYANALLSLNQFGAAKAVFEKYLETDDRTFRGDAYLGMAHSFYGLKQISEAQRYYKLASTLKRETPALQSGMGNTHLSKHEYQTAFTLFDRVIKRDSTYLPAYLGRAVSYYGQKKYDLALKDFKKAEKALNEDNKFFADLFVTKAFSEYYLKQTAPAQDDFQKAIKLDPTRYEALAGMSSIMIDQKRYSEAGQFLSKALVYEQGYDLMWSNYGNLLMHFDMYKKGYQVFKKAISLNPSNVNAQNGWGIVLLENDQLDKSMALFDSLVKEKPELPFVHNNHGIIQAYIGNRHEQRHQVNEANARYDGAFNDFKTAMDNAPSRKFYNVNQGNVYRYLEKFDEAKLSYQTYQDKSALNNTAVMYAGKEQMKEAKYYLGVALQIDSLHRVFQYNMTILAKGKQKEMMRLVASSDENSPFSDIGIKYSRDGFVTIYLYDYEYDALTFPGRHYMPLPVAEYKEDYFIPEYDFKLIAYEKKKGNSEKKKRVRYKSQKVKLPGSRGKSGTKCPVLF; this is encoded by the coding sequence ATGCTGACGCTCTTAACTCGCGGAGCTGCATTTGCACAGGATTTTAATGAATGCCAGCGAATCCTTAAAGATCTTCTTCCCGTTTTCAACCGCTCTTTCGAAGAAAATAATCCCGCATTACTGCGCGACGAAGCATATCAGAGAGGCATACGCAACTTACAAGCAGCATACGCATTGTATCACAAACAGGCTTTCCAGCCGTCGGATTCCGTGCAGCGCATGAACAATGAAGCGGTGATCCTGGCCTTGCTTGGTAATCATCAAAAAGCCTTTCATATCATGGAAGAACTGGACCTGAGCACCCAGGATCCACATTTACATTACAACAGAGGACTTTTTAGCTTGCTATCCGGCAAGTACGACGCAGCCAGAAACGATTTTGCAGACGCGCCAGGCGGCACACAAGCCACATTGAATACACTGGTTTCCTACGCAAAACAGAAAAAATACGCCGACGCGCTCGGGTATGCAAATGGCAATAGTGCAAAAAACACACATGGAAAATGGAATTACAACCTGGGAATGGTTTATAAATTCAATAATCAATTTTCCGAAGCTGTGGACGAAATGGCGACGGCCATCCGCCAGAAAGACGAAATGGCCTACCGGTTGCAAAGAGGCGACATCCTGATGCGAACGGGCAATGAGAAGAAAGCAGTAAAAGATTTTGAAAAAGTCTCTCGAACGCATTTGAAAGCGCAGATCCGCTATGCCAATGCATTGTTATCACTCAACCAGTTCGGCGCGGCAAAAGCGGTTTTTGAAAAATATCTTGAAACAGACGACCGTACATTCCGGGGCGATGCCTATCTGGGTATGGCGCATTCATTTTACGGGTTGAAACAGATTAGCGAAGCCCAACGCTATTACAAGCTAGCGTCGACATTGAAGCGCGAAACGCCTGCTCTGCAATCCGGAATGGGTAACACACATCTTTCAAAACACGAGTATCAGACCGCTTTCACACTTTTTGACCGCGTAATTAAAAGGGATTCGACCTATCTGCCTGCCTATCTGGGCCGAGCTGTCTCTTATTACGGGCAGAAAAAATATGATCTGGCGCTAAAAGATTTCAAAAAGGCGGAAAAGGCGCTAAATGAAGACAACAAATTCTTTGCAGATCTTTTCGTTACCAAAGCATTCTCTGAATATTATCTGAAACAAACGGCCCCCGCACAGGATGATTTCCAAAAGGCGATTAAGCTGGACCCTACGCGTTATGAAGCATTGGCAGGAATGAGCAGCATAATGATCGATCAGAAACGCTATTCCGAGGCAGGGCAGTTTCTGTCGAAGGCACTGGTGTATGAGCAGGGTTATGACCTGATGTGGAGCAATTATGGAAATTTGCTGATGCACTTTGACATGTATAAAAAAGGTTATCAGGTTTTTAAAAAAGCGATTTCCTTAAACCCATCCAATGTCAATGCGCAAAACGGCTGGGGCATCGTACTGCTTGAAAACGACCAGCTCGACAAGTCTATGGCATTGTTTGACAGCCTGGTGAAGGAAAAGCCGGAACTGCCGTTTGTGCATAACAACCATGGGATCATTCAGGCTTATATCGGGAACAGACATGAGCAGCGGCATCAGGTAAATGAGGCCAATGCCAGATATGATGGCGCATTCAATGACTTCAAAACAGCCATGGACAATGCTCCTTCCCGAAAGTTTTATAATGTGAACCAGGGTAATGTTTACCGCTATCTGGAAAAATTTGATGAGGCGAAACTGAGCTATCAGACTTATCAGGATAAAAGCGCGCTCAACAATACTGCCGTTATGTATGCAGGAAAAGAGCAGATGAAGGAAGCAAAGTATTATCTGGGCGTAGCATTGCAAATTGACTCGCTACACCGTGTTTTTCAATACAATATGACCATTCTGGCCAAGGGAAAACAAAAGGAAATGATGCGGCTTGTTGCTTCCTCAGATGAAAATAGCCCTTTCTCGGACATCGGTATCAAATACAGTCGCGATGGATTTGTGACAATATATCTTTACGATTATGAATATGACGCTCTTACCTTTCCCGGGAGACATTATATGCCGCTTCCCGTTGCTGAATACAAGGAAGATTATTTCATACCGGAATACGATTTCAAGCTGATTGCTTACGAGAAGAAAAAAGGTAATAGTGAGAAGAAAAAACGCGTCCGTTATAAAAGCCAAAAGGTAAAATTGCCAGGATCGCGTGGGAAATCGGGGACAAAGTGCCCTGTTCTGTTCTGA
- the rpoN gene encoding RNA polymerase factor sigma-54, which produces MQRQTQTQRQTLKYSPLQIQMLNLLHLTTMELEQRIKEELEENPILEEGKEDNASEDTVDEFQDPADTGAGEDNTMQDYYDWDEFRDDDVPDYKTYANNQSPDNELYTRPMVETMSFRDDLKQQVHFLRLDERQQLVADFILDSLDEDGFLRRESDVIADDISFANSMFIDTDEVNLMLKVIQQLDPAGIAASDLRECLQIQLSRIENQDETWKWACKIVTDAFDELGARNYDKIMRITGLDEESLKKAIALITTLNPKPASGLRNDSIVNESIKPDFSLRYTEDGEIEVQLTWGNSPALRLNKLFTQMAEQKNDKATNQFLKNKMNSAKWFIDAIKQRENTMLSTLRAIVKLQYDYFQTGDIKKLRPMILKDVAEIISMDISTVSRVTTNKYVQTPFGIVLLKDLFTEGVTNEDGTEVSNREIQEAIREIVSDEDKRHPYNDQQITDMLSEKGYSVARRTVAKYREQLNIPTARLRVTI; this is translated from the coding sequence ATGCAAAGACAAACGCAGACGCAAAGACAGACCCTGAAATATTCTCCGTTGCAAATTCAGATGCTGAATTTACTGCATTTGACGACAATGGAATTGGAACAAAGAATTAAGGAGGAGCTTGAAGAAAATCCTATTTTGGAAGAAGGTAAGGAGGATAATGCTTCGGAAGATACTGTTGACGAGTTTCAAGATCCCGCCGACACCGGAGCCGGTGAGGATAACACCATGCAGGATTATTATGACTGGGACGAGTTCAGAGATGACGACGTTCCTGACTATAAAACTTACGCCAACAATCAATCTCCTGATAATGAGCTTTACACGCGTCCCATGGTGGAAACAATGTCTTTCCGGGACGATCTCAAACAGCAGGTGCATTTCCTGAGATTGGACGAAAGACAGCAGCTGGTTGCCGACTTTATTCTCGATTCGCTGGATGAAGACGGTTTCCTGAGACGTGAAAGTGATGTGATCGCAGACGATATTTCCTTCGCCAATAGCATGTTTATTGACACGGACGAGGTCAATCTGATGTTGAAGGTGATCCAGCAGCTTGATCCGGCCGGTATTGCCGCAAGTGATCTGAGGGAATGCCTGCAAATTCAGCTGAGCCGCATTGAAAATCAGGATGAAACCTGGAAATGGGCTTGCAAGATCGTTACTGACGCTTTTGATGAGCTGGGAGCGAGAAACTACGATAAGATTATGCGGATTACCGGTCTGGACGAAGAGTCGCTGAAAAAGGCCATCGCATTGATCACCACATTAAATCCTAAACCAGCGTCTGGCCTGCGCAATGATTCCATTGTTAACGAAAGCATTAAACCCGACTTTTCGCTGCGGTATACAGAGGACGGTGAGATAGAAGTGCAGCTTACCTGGGGCAATAGTCCGGCATTGCGGTTGAATAAATTATTCACCCAAATGGCCGAACAAAAAAATGATAAGGCTACCAATCAGTTCCTTAAAAATAAAATGAACTCGGCGAAGTGGTTCATTGATGCGATCAAGCAGCGTGAAAATACAATGCTGAGCACTTTGAGGGCTATTGTTAAATTGCAATATGATTATTTCCAAACCGGCGATATCAAGAAATTGCGCCCGATGATCCTGAAAGATGTTGCCGAGATCATCAGTATGGACATTTCCACGGTGTCAAGGGTGACAACGAACAAATATGTGCAGACCCCTTTTGGAATTGTGTTGCTCAAAGACCTGTTTACAGAAGGAGTAACCAACGAGGACGGCACCGAAGTTTCCAACCGGGAGATTCAGGAGGCCATCCGGGAAATTGTGAGTGATGAAGATAAAAGACACCCATACAACGACCAGCAAATTACGGATATGCTCTCTGAAAAAGGCTATTCTGTGGCTAGAAGGACTGTTGCGAAATACAGGGAGCAATTAAATATCCCTACTGCAAGATTACGAGTTACCATTTAA
- a CDS encoding YtxH domain-containing protein codes for MEKIMNGNKAFWGIVTAAAVGAIIGLLFAPEEGNKTRKKIKKKTNSLASDLIEALEKSKEKATDVAGQIKEEGEEFKDAAWDKAEEYSDDAKTEINKYQ; via the coding sequence ATGGAAAAGATTATGAATGGTAATAAAGCATTTTGGGGTATCGTAACAGCAGCAGCGGTTGGAGCAATTATCGGGTTACTTTTTGCTCCTGAAGAAGGTAACAAAACCAGAAAGAAGATTAAAAAGAAAACAAATAGCCTGGCATCCGACCTGATCGAAGCGCTTGAAAAAAGCAAAGAGAAAGCAACTGATGTTGCCGGTCAGATCAAAGAAGAAGGTGAGGAATTTAAGGATGCAGCCTGGGATAAAGCTGAGGAATATTCTGACGATGCCAAAACAGAAATTAACAAATATCAATAA
- a CDS encoding sigma-54-dependent transcriptional regulator — translation MKKIVVVDDEADICFLLKRFLSKNDFIVETAQNGKDGLALIDSISPDLVMTDFRLGDITGTELLTAIKSKRPNVPVLIITGYSDIKVAVNVMKLGAYDYITKPLFPDEILVTVKKAIADAESKENEEFEYTAVSSGTSGGTTEATKPARKMSSRTKAGYVMGQSEVSDNLFRQVDLVAPTNFSVIIYGESGSGKEAIAAEIHNRSKRRDMPFVAMDCGAISKELAGSELFGHEKGSFTGALNTKIGHFEMANGGTLFLDEVSNLSYEIQVALLRVVQERKMRRIGGSKEIDLDVRILVASNERLLDSARNGKFREDLYYRFNEFTIEVPALRNRKDDLMLFANTFLDTTNVELNKNVSGFSEEVKNDFLNYSWPGNLRELKNVIKRATLLSDGELIEEKSLPFEIVNYRKLKDLDEEPATSVSAPAASITESSDGDDSKPSLKTVANEAEYDMIMQVLRDVNFNKSKAARLLNIDRKTLYNKMKQFDI, via the coding sequence ATGAAAAAAATTGTTGTAGTTGATGACGAGGCAGATATCTGCTTCCTGTTGAAAAGATTTTTATCAAAGAATGATTTTATAGTAGAAACTGCGCAAAACGGTAAAGACGGCCTCGCCCTGATCGATTCCATTTCACCTGACCTGGTCATGACCGACTTCCGGCTGGGTGACATTACCGGAACCGAGTTGCTGACAGCGATTAAATCCAAACGTCCTAATGTTCCCGTACTCATCATAACCGGCTATTCCGACATTAAGGTGGCGGTGAATGTGATGAAACTCGGCGCTTACGACTATATCACCAAACCATTGTTTCCGGACGAAATATTGGTGACCGTTAAAAAGGCGATTGCAGACGCAGAATCAAAAGAAAACGAAGAATTTGAATATACAGCGGTCTCATCAGGCACAAGTGGAGGAACTACGGAAGCAACCAAACCGGCCCGCAAGATGAGCTCGCGGACAAAGGCCGGCTATGTCATGGGACAGAGTGAGGTTTCGGATAACCTTTTCCGCCAGGTGGACCTGGTTGCACCTACCAATTTCAGTGTGATTATTTATGGAGAAAGCGGTTCGGGTAAAGAAGCCATTGCGGCGGAAATCCATAACCGATCGAAAAGGCGGGATATGCCCTTCGTGGCCATGGACTGCGGTGCGATATCCAAGGAATTGGCTGGTAGTGAGCTTTTCGGACATGAAAAAGGATCATTTACAGGGGCTTTAAATACCAAAATAGGGCATTTTGAAATGGCAAACGGAGGCACTTTGTTCCTGGATGAAGTTTCCAACTTGTCATATGAAATACAGGTCGCACTGCTGCGTGTAGTGCAGGAGCGTAAGATGCGCCGCATTGGCGGTTCCAAGGAAATTGACCTGGATGTAAGGATCCTGGTTGCAAGTAACGAAAGGCTTCTGGACTCGGCCAGAAATGGCAAATTCAGAGAGGATCTTTACTATCGTTTCAATGAGTTCACGATTGAAGTTCCTGCTTTGAGAAACAGAAAAGACGATCTGATGCTTTTTGCAAACACATTCCTGGATACAACAAATGTAGAGTTGAACAAAAATGTGAGCGGATTTTCGGAGGAAGTAAAGAACGATTTCCTGAATTATTCATGGCCGGGAAATCTAAGAGAGCTGAAAAATGTCATCAAACGGGCCACATTGCTTTCGGATGGCGAGCTGATCGAAGAAAAGTCGCTGCCATTTGAAATTGTAAATTACAGAAAACTAAAAGACCTCGATGAGGAGCCTGCGACTTCTGTATCGGCACCCGCAGCAAGCATCACAGAATCATCGGACGGAGACGATTCCAAGCCAAGCCTGAAAACAGTGGCCAATGAAGCTGAATATGACATGATCATGCAAGTACTGCGAGATGTAAATTTCAATAAAAGTAAAGCGGCTCGACTATTAAATATTGACCGGAAGACACTCTACAATAAGATGAAGCAGTTTGACATTTAA
- a CDS encoding glycoside hydrolase family 65 protein, which yields MKNYITHDEWCIVENGFHAEYNEITESLMSLGNGRMGQRGNFEEHYSGKSLPGNYVAGVYFPDKTRVGWWKNGYPNYFAKVLNACNWIGIDIRIGAEMLDLNTCEIETFSRVLNMKEGVLERVTTVKLAEGRRIKIHSKRFCSMADDESGAISYKLTPLNFSDNITITPYLDGNIKNRDANYDESFWNEVHKETGFSQGYLILETKPNPYGVELFRVATGMAFDIKLNGLKAGYQSLPVKMDKYVAGTVKMEVKEGQELSVYKYGVNLSSTNYPTEKLVEECKAYVARIAEEGFDQLLEAHMQAWATKWERNDITIEGNIAAQQGIRFNIFHLGQTYTGEDERLNIGPKGFTGEKYGGSTYWDTEAYCIPFYLSTAEQKVARNLLVYRYKQLDKAIENAEKLGFSDGAALYPMVTMNGEECHNEWEITFEEIHRNGAIAYAIYDYTRYTGDESYVNDEGLEVLIGISRFWKQRINWSEEKGQYVMLGVTGPNEYENNVNNNWYTNYIACWTLRYTLEIIGKLWTQDSRKLNEIIIRTNFSLNSEMEAWKHIVENMHFPYDEKRQVYLQQQGFLDKEILTVSDIAGERPINQNWSWDRILRSCFIKQADVLQGLYFFEDEFQMADIKRNFEFYEPMTVHESSLSPCVHAILAARIGLKEKAYEMYVRTARLDLDDYNNDTEDGLHITSMAGTWMSIVKGFAGQRVKDGLLVLNPYVPEQWSSYSFRIGFQGAALLVSVSKTGVYIQNTSGKSLTIMLRNQRLFIDAFGSAKV from the coding sequence ATGAAAAATTACATCACCCATGATGAATGGTGTATCGTGGAAAATGGCTTCCACGCTGAATATAATGAGATAACCGAAAGCTTAATGAGCCTGGGCAATGGCCGGATGGGCCAGCGCGGGAACTTTGAAGAACATTATTCAGGCAAATCTTTACCCGGTAACTACGTGGCAGGGGTTTACTTTCCTGACAAAACACGCGTGGGCTGGTGGAAAAATGGTTATCCCAATTATTTCGCCAAAGTGCTGAATGCCTGTAACTGGATTGGCATTGATATCAGGATCGGCGCGGAAATGCTGGATCTGAACACCTGCGAGATCGAAACATTCAGCCGTGTCTTGAACATGAAAGAAGGCGTTCTCGAACGAGTAACAACCGTAAAACTGGCAGAAGGCAGACGGATCAAAATCCATTCAAAACGCTTTTGCAGCATGGCGGACGACGAATCCGGTGCGATCAGTTACAAGCTAACGCCGCTGAATTTCAGTGATAACATTACCATTACGCCATATCTGGACGGAAATATAAAGAACCGGGATGCCAATTACGATGAGTCTTTCTGGAATGAGGTGCACAAGGAAACGGGCTTTTCACAGGGTTACCTGATCCTCGAAACCAAACCCAATCCGTATGGCGTGGAATTGTTCCGGGTAGCGACAGGGATGGCGTTCGATATTAAGCTCAATGGGCTGAAAGCCGGGTATCAGTCGTTGCCTGTCAAGATGGATAAATATGTGGCCGGGACGGTTAAAATGGAGGTGAAAGAGGGCCAGGAGCTTAGCGTATATAAGTATGGGGTTAATCTTTCCTCTACCAATTATCCAACGGAAAAATTAGTGGAAGAATGCAAAGCTTATGTTGCAAGGATCGCTGAGGAAGGATTTGATCAGTTGCTGGAAGCGCATATGCAGGCATGGGCCACTAAATGGGAGCGAAACGACATTACCATTGAAGGCAACATTGCGGCTCAGCAAGGCATCCGTTTTAACATTTTCCATTTGGGACAAACTTACACCGGTGAAGACGAACGTTTAAATATCGGCCCGAAAGGATTTACCGGAGAAAAATACGGCGGCAGCACCTATTGGGATACCGAAGCTTATTGCATCCCGTTCTACTTGTCAACTGCTGAACAAAAAGTCGCGCGTAACCTGCTCGTTTACAGATACAAGCAATTGGATAAGGCCATTGAGAACGCAGAAAAGCTTGGTTTTTCCGACGGGGCAGCGCTTTATCCTATGGTAACAATGAATGGCGAGGAATGCCATAATGAATGGGAAATCACCTTTGAAGAAATCCACAGAAACGGTGCAATTGCCTATGCTATTTACGATTACACACGTTACACGGGCGATGAAAGTTATGTAAATGATGAGGGCCTTGAAGTTCTGATCGGCATTTCCAGGTTTTGGAAACAGCGCATTAACTGGTCTGAGGAGAAAGGGCAATATGTGATGTTGGGTGTAACCGGTCCGAATGAGTATGAGAATAATGTAAACAACAACTGGTATACCAATTACATTGCCTGCTGGACATTGCGTTACACGCTGGAAATCATCGGAAAATTATGGACGCAGGATTCCCGCAAGCTTAACGAGATCATTATCAGGACCAATTTCAGCCTGAACAGCGAAATGGAGGCGTGGAAGCACATTGTTGAAAATATGCATTTTCCATACGATGAAAAAAGGCAGGTTTATTTGCAGCAGCAAGGGTTTCTGGACAAGGAAATCCTGACCGTAAGTGACATTGCAGGCGAGCGTCCGATCAATCAAAACTGGTCCTGGGATAGGATTTTGCGTTCCTGCTTCATCAAGCAAGCGGATGTTTTGCAAGGGCTTTACTTCTTTGAAGATGAATTTCAAATGGCCGATATCAAACGCAATTTTGAGTTTTACGAGCCTATGACCGTCCATGAATCCTCGTTATCGCCTTGCGTTCACGCTATTTTGGCTGCCAGAATAGGCTTGAAGGAGAAGGCTTACGAAATGTATGTGCGCACGGCAAGACTGGATCTGGATGATTATAATAATGATACTGAGGACGGTTTGCACATCACTTCCATGGCCGGCACCTGGATGAGCATTGTGAAAGGATTTGCGGGGCAGCGCGTGAAAGATGGCTTGTTGGTCCTGAATCCTTATGTGCCTGAGCAATGGAGTTCTTATTCCTTCCGAATCGGTTTTCAGGGAGCAGCACTGCTGGTTTCGGTTTCGAAGACGGGCGTCTATATTCAGAACACGTCGGGCAAATCACTGACCATTATGCTTCGGAACCAGCGCTTGTTCATAGATGCATTTGGGAGCGCCAAGGTGTAA